Within the Methanococcus voltae PS genome, the region AAAATCCAGAATCTATCTTAAAAATGATATAAGGTATATTATGAAAAAAAAGACAGTTTCAGAACACAAAGAAACCGGATTAATAGATGAAATAAAAGATATGATTTATTATATATTTAATTACAATTCTAAAAAAAATAAATATGCCCTTCAAAGGTCGGAATATCTGAAAAAGATATTTGAAAATACCAAAAAAGATGATGATGAAATTCAATTCTATGAAGCATATATTGAAGAAGATTCCAGCGATTTAGATATTAATTTAGATGAGTTACTATATGATAAACCTAGTCAAGGGGCCATGGGTGCTTATGCAAGTTCATTTAGTGACTTTGTAACTAAAACATCGATTTTTCCATCTCGTCGTGATTACCAATATGCAGGTATTGACGACGAAAGATTATATTTTTTAAAAGCAATTATGACTTCGATAATAGTTTCAGTATTTTTAATCGTATTTGAAACGGCTTTCGGGAACTTTATAGGTGGCGTTCTAAATGGGCTCACATTTTTTATAATAATTATGTTAGGTAGTATATTTTATCCAAAAATTAAATTGACATTGTTTAAAGGAGAAATTAAAATTCAAATATTAATGACCTTGTTACATATTATTTCAATGTTAAATTCGGGTGCTTTGGTGCAAGAATCTATTAAAAATATTGCAGATAATCCAGAATATGGTATACCATCTTATGAATTTAGGAATATTATAAAAGATATTGATACGGGCGGTTATAGTTTTGAAGGAGCCCTTGAAAGAGCCAGGGCTAGAACTAAAGTAAATCTAATGAAAGAATTATATTCTCAGCTTATAATATCCTCAAGCAAGGGTGGAACTCAATTACTATTGGAAAATTTATATACTGATATTGTAAGGTCTTCGATGTCTAAAATAGATTCTGCAAAATTCCAAATAGGAAACTTGGGAAACTTAGTATTCGGTGCAGGTTTGATATTACCATTTGCAGGTTTATTGCAAGCTTCATTAGGTGGTCAACAAGGTTATGAAGGAGTTATAAATGCCGTAGAATTAGTTTTATTTAAAATAGGGCCTTTATCAACTATAGTATTTGGGATATTTATAAAGATGAAAATAGAATGAGGGGTAATATGGATTTTGAAAAATTATATAATTATGCAGTACGAAGAAATTTATATATCCTGAAAAAATCAGGTTTTAATATTACAGAAAAAAATTTCCTAATTGCCATATTATTAACATCTTTTATTCCATTGATTTTTAAAATATTTTTAAATTTCTCAATTAAAAGTACTTTAATACTAACATTCATGTATTTGTTTACATTAATGGTCATACCTTCAATATTATATGAAAATAAAATAGATAAATTTGAAAAAAATTTACCAAAAGCATTATATATTATGGTTTTATCACTGAATTCTGGTCGTTCTGTTATAGAATCAATTAATGAAATTATAAATAGTGATATTAAAGAAGTTAACATTGCATTCTCAAAAATAATATTATTAATGAGTGAAAGAAAACTAAGTTTCGAAGATTCGGTATTGATAGTTTCAAATTCACTAGATTCTAAATTATTTAAACAATTGGGTAGGTTAATTATCGAAAATAGGAAATATGGTGGTAATTTAGCAGAAAGTTTAAGTACATTAGCTAAAACGTTGGAAGATTTAACAAATTTAAAAAATCAATTGTTAAGCGTTGCTTCGAACGGTTTATCAGTGGGTATCATTATATTATGTATTATGATACCAGCTACTGCAGGATTGGTCGGTAGTTTTTTAAACTTAATATCTGCAATCTCCTCTACAGCTACTGCAGTACATCCAGAACAGATTTCAAGAACTATTGAAATTATACAAATAGGTACTGGAATATTTGGATTTTTAGTTGCAATTCCTATGTTTGGTATAAAACTTAATAGAATGGTTATAATGTCTACAGTATGTATGACATTAGGTATATTGGCATTCTATTTAGTGTATAATTTATCAATTATTATATTTACTTAAAAAAAGTAGAATAATATAAATATTTTTAAATTCTTAAATTATCTAATTCATTATATAGTTTTAAAATTCTTTTAATTACATCTTCAGAACATTCTCTTTTTTTAAATTTAAGAACTACTTCATCAATGGAAACTCTTTTTGTCCCAAAGATTAAATTATCAACATTTGCAATAATTTTTTCTTCTAAAGTTACAGGGATATAATTTTTAAGAGGTAAATTTAATAATTTTGATTCTTCTAGAGTAATACCTGCACCAATGTGCGTTTCCGCAATGTTGGCTATTTTTAACAAACCCATATCTTTGAGTATTCCTGCACCAATAATACCATGATTAATATCGTGTGATTTACAACGTCCTATATCATGCAATAACCCACCCAATATTATAATATCCAAATCTAAATTATGACTACATTTTAGAGTTTTTGTAAAATCATAAGCATATGCCGAAACTGCTATACAATGACATACTACATTATCAGGACAATTTTTTGACAATATATTTAAATATTTAATAAAATCAGGTTGTTCAAAAATAAATACGTATGTTTCCTTAATCTCTGGATTTTCGGAGATAGATTTTATTAAAAAAGAAACAATTTCGGCGTTAGATTCTTTATTAGATTCAATATATTTTTCAAAACAATTTTTCATATAATCACATTATTAAAAAATAAATAATATTAAAATTTATAAAATAAATAAAGATGATATAATTTAATTAAATATATTTAATATAATTAACTAAATAATGAGTTCAAAGTATATTCTTTTTCCAAATAATTTATTTGATTTTTAATATTTGAGATATCTTCATTATTATCATATTCGTATAAAGTACCATCACATTGTGGACATTTAAAACAATTATCCATCGCATCTTCAAATGTAAATTTTATTTCACATTCTTGACAGTAGAAAAATAAATTATCCTCTTCCATAGATAATTGATCTTTTAAAGTAGAAATCAATTTTTCCATTTTTTTCTTAACTAATCCAGGTAATTTCTCCAATGCAGGCATCCACGTGTATGTATACCAGTTTGTTTCTTCGTCTTTTTCCCTATTATAATTTACCAACCTTGCTTCATATAATCTATATAGTATTTTACGAATATTGTTTAATTTTACATCTAATTGTCGGGATATCTCATCGTCAGTAACTTCCCCTAAATCTATCAAAATAGATAATACATCAAAACCCATCATATCTTCATCCATTACTTCAAAAAGTACTTGTTGGACTAATGGGTTTTCTAACATAACATACATATCATCTTTATCATATTTCATTAAATACACCTCTAAATAATAACATCTGAAATTAAATCTTTATCCACTTTAGGGTAGATTAATGTACATATTGGTTCGTTTTTAGAAATACGTGCGCCATTCATCGGTAAATCTTTAATATAATCATCAATATTAGTACAGAATTTTTTAAAAATATCTTTATCAAATACAAAATCTTCATTAGCAAATAATACTCTCTTATGATAAACTTCTTTCATTTTTGGACACTCAGCACCTAATAAAACTTTTGCTAAATTATAATTACAAGATAATTCCAAAGTTTCATATGTGCCTAGTATTCTTGGATTTAAATCAATAATATGGGGTTGACCATCTTTAACCATGAAATCAAAGCCATTCATACCTTTTAAATCAAGTATTTCAATTAATTCGGAAAATTGAGTAATTTGTGTTTCAAATCCTTTTGAAATAAATTCTGGATTGTAAGGCGTAATATTTCCAACATACATATTTCCAAAATCACTTCTTGAAATTATTTGCTTGTTAAGAGCCAAATAAGTAGAATTTATATAAGATAGACTATATGATTCTGAATTAATATACTCTTGCGCCAATAAGGGATATTTAACATCCAATCTATTTAATAAATCGAATTCTATATTTAGCATTTTATTATTTATATATATTACCCCAACACCACCACAGCCATATATTGGCTTCAGTATAACTTCACCAAATTCCTCTATGAATTTTTCAAGTTGGTATTTATTATTTATTTTTTTAGATGTGGGTGTTTTATACCCTAAATTTTGAAGAGTTTTTGTAATATTATATTTGTTACTTATTTCATTTATTTTTTTAGGTGTGTTACCTATAGTATCCCATTTTGGAATTTTGGAATTTTCCGATTCAAAAATCCCTGAACATATAATATAATTATCCACCAAATCCTCATAACTACTAGCAAGACTTAATAATTTATCTTCAGAATAATTACTGTAAAAATTACCATGTTGCATGTCATTTACTAAATATTCGGATTTATCCGGATAATTATCAATTGGGTTATAATAAGATACAGAATAAACTTCGAAACCCATTTTTTTAAAAGAATTAACCACAGGTCGTGTATTCACACCAACTACTAATATTTTAGTCATATTTATTACCATAATAATTACAATTGTATAAAATTCGTTATTCTTGTAAACAAAATATATGTCTGTAATCATATTAATAATTTATTAAAGAAAATATTGAAAATATTAAAAATATAAATAAAAACAATTAATTTAAAAAGAGAATGATAGTTTAATAACTACAATAATTTATTAAATTAATTCATTTCTCAACTCTTCCATTGTGGAAAATCTTTCTGCAAAAGCATCATGTCTATGGATACTTTCCTTATTAACTTGTCTTATCAATATTTCTGCATTATCAGGCAATTCCGTAAATTCTTCTACAACTCGTTTTATCATTTCCCTAGCACAATCTTCTACAAATTTTGGATTTTTATGAGCAGATTGAACCACATAAGCTTCATCACTTCTTTTTAAGAGCTCATAAACTTCACCACTCATTGAAGATTTAATAATATCTATTATTTTAGAAATCCCTATTTCATAATTATCTGGCACTTCCACCATAATAGTTCCAATACCTCTTTGATTATGGGTAGCAATTGTAACGGAATCTAATATTTTAACAATTTCTTCATCGTTAAATCCATTTTTTTTGAGTTCAGTTATGGCATTTTGAGTTAACAAATCTTGTGCACAAGGGCATGCAGTAATACCTACAACTTCAGCACCGACCATTTTCTTCATTATTAATTTGCCATCTTCTTTAACACCATACGCACGAGCCATTATTTTACATACTTCTTGGGATTTTTTATGAGTAACAGGTGATTTTTCTTCCATAATATAATCATCACTAACTAAAAAAACCTCAGCTCTATTTGCATATTCGTGCTTTTCGAATAAACGCTTGACAATTTCAATAGATAAATCTTCGACGCCATATATCTCTTCTTCAGATAATATTCTTTCAATAACTTCCCCAATTACTTCAGGGCTTCTAGACATGTGTATACCTTTTTGATTAGAGGGTAAATCTACAAAAACTTCAAAAGTAGGTACTAATACTACATCTCTCTTTGAAGGATCTCTTTTTATTTTAACCAATTTCTTTAAATTAGTAACACCCACTCGAGTAAGTGAAACTTTAATGTCTGGTTCTTTAGACTGAACGTCACATAACATATAATCACCGACTAAATGTAAAATATTATTTAAAATATTATACTCTATCAAATATAAAACATACTCTTTGAGATTAGGATTATTTTTATAAAATTATAAAATATAGAATTCTCGTATAAAATATAAAAAAAGAAGTATGTATAATTAATTATCTTTTTCAGTAATTAAAACATCTTTTAATTCTTTAGATAATGTATAATATACATTATAACCATCTCTTTCTTTATATACATACCCCATTTCATAAATATCAGATAAATGAGTACCTATAGTTCCTGGCGAGTTATTTAAAACACCTGAAAGTTCTGTAACTGTGGAACTACCTCCTAAATCAGCCATAGCTCTTACAATCTTAGATTGAGCAGGTGTTAAATGATTCAATATCTGATGACCAACACTTATACCTAACTTTTTTAAAGCGGATTCTACCATTGATTCATCCACAGTTGTTGAACTATTTTTTAAACCAATAGATATTGCCTCAGAACAAGTCATTATAATACGTCTTGGGATGCCATCACATTCTTCAATTATCTTTTCAATACTTTCAGGTGTAAATGGATCATATTCTGAAGCTCCACTAGTATGTACATCTTCCAAACGCCTTAATATTAAATCATGTGCCTCTGCTTTATCCAAAGGTGGCATATTAATAACTTTAGGGATACGATCTCTTATTGCAGGTGAAATTTTAGTTAAATCTTCCATCATAGTTGGAGGTCCTGCAAAAAATGCCAATATATCATCTTCATATAAAAATGAGTGGAAAAACTGTAACAATCCCAAACAACTTCTTTTTGCAAATTGGTCGGCTTCATCAACTAATATCACACACAATTTACCTTCTTCTTTAACGTTATGTAATAAATATTTTAAATCCCTTTCAATTTTTTCACGAGGATAATGTACAGGTGTTTTATCACTATATGTGTTTAAACGTCTGTATATCTCTATTATTTTTTTAGAATGTTCCATATAATTTGTAGATAAAGTACCATCTACTGAGAATAAGTTATCTCCAATAATACTATGCATCAATTGAATTAAAAATTGTCTTGCAGTTACTTGAGAAGCTTCCAATTGTACAATCCAATGACCATGTCTTTTTGCTGCATAATATAAAATATTCAATATAGAACTTTTACCAATACCTTTAGTCCCCACTATTGCTGCATTAGCTACACTACCATATTGAGCTGCACCCAGAATATCTGCTATCTCCGATAATTCAGAATTTCTACCCACAAAAAATTTAGTATTTCCACGTATGGGCTTTTCAGAGAATGGATTAGATTTTAATTTTAATCTATTCATTGATTTTTTAGATATAGATGATGCATTGTGTATAAATTCTATAGGGTCTATCATAAAATCACCAATACACAATATTCATAATTATATTTTCATAAGAATATAATATATAATATCGGATATTTTTATATGTTTCGAATTTTCGAAAGAAATTAATATATTATATAATACAATATATACTATATTATAATGTGAATAATAATATAGTTTTATAAAATATTGTGAATATAATGTTTTTTTGTAAAAAACTTAATAAAAATATATTCTTGGTTAATAGTATTTATTAAAAATATGTTTAACTATTATATTATTAATATATAATATATTCTTTTAGAATAAAAATAATTTTAATAAGGATATTTAATAAGATTTTAAAAGAAAAAAATCATAATAAATGTGAATATACTTAATAAATGTAAAAATATACGTAAAATATAATAAAAATAAATAATAAACGTATTTAATTACTTTATAATAAATAATAAATATAAATATTAATATAAATAATAAAATAAGCAATAATTTAATAACAATTATCGTAATACTATATTATATATAAATAATAATTTCAATATTATGAATTATATCATTAATAAATATACAAACAATATATAATTAAAGAAAATAATATTAAACAGATTTGTAGAATATAAAGGTATAAATATGGATATAAAAACCAGTATTGATAAAAAAATAAATACCAAACAAAGGTATATTTTAATAAAATATTTAATGAACCATAAAAATAGTAGCATATCTAAAATACATGGTGTTACAAAATTGTCAAAAGGCTTCGTGTGTCAGTATTTATGCTTATTAAATAGCTTTGGAGTAGTTTATTATAATATGGAAAACAAAACGAAAGTTTATAATATAAATAATAAATATATAGATATTTTAGAAGATATTATTAGTAAAAAACAGTATAAATATGAATTAAACATAAAAAACAAAGATTATAATATAAATAATAAAAATATAAATAGTTTTATTGAAAATACTGATAAATATGGTTCTAAAACGTATAAAATACATTTTAAAAAATATTTAAATGATTATGAAATATATGAATTACCTGGCGATGAATATTGGTGTATAACATGTCAATCCAAAAATTGCGAACATATTTTAGAGTTAAAGCTTTTATTAAATGAAAAGTAGTTTTCGGGTTTTCTAAATGCTTATATATATAATACCTATTGAAAATACCATTTAACTTTTTTAAACATTTTGTAATTTTTATTTATTTTAATTAAAGCTCTTATTTTTTAATATAATATGTTTTAAAAGGATTATGATGATATTATATACTCTATATATTATATAACATGCTTCCTTGTATTTTAAATCATTTTATTTATATTATGGAGTATTATTCATGATTATATATAATATTATATTATATATTATTATTATTTACTATTATAGAGCATATGTATAATAATAATAGAAATAGTTAAAAAATATAATAAAATACACCAAATCACTGAAGGAATTTTAAAATTTTTTAAGTTAGTACTCATACATACATCATATCCGAAAACCCGAAAATTGAAAAACAATATAGCATTCGCTATCCTTTTAAAACAGTTGAAAAAGTTTTGTAAAAACCTATTTTCAT harbors:
- a CDS encoding type II secretion system F family protein, with the protein product MKKKTVSEHKETGLIDEIKDMIYYIFNYNSKKNKYALQRSEYLKKIFENTKKDDDEIQFYEAYIEEDSSDLDINLDELLYDKPSQGAMGAYASSFSDFVTKTSIFPSRRDYQYAGIDDERLYFLKAIMTSIIVSVFLIVFETAFGNFIGGVLNGLTFFIIIMLGSIFYPKIKLTLFKGEIKIQILMTLLHIISMLNSGALVQESIKNIADNPEYGIPSYEFRNIIKDIDTGGYSFEGALERARARTKVNLMKELYSQLIISSSKGGTQLLLENLYTDIVRSSMSKIDSAKFQIGNLGNLVFGAGLILPFAGLLQASLGGQQGYEGVINAVELVLFKIGPLSTIVFGIFIKMKIE
- a CDS encoding type II secretion system F family protein, producing MDFEKLYNYAVRRNLYILKKSGFNITEKNFLIAILLTSFIPLIFKIFLNFSIKSTLILTFMYLFTLMVIPSILYENKIDKFEKNLPKALYIMVLSLNSGRSVIESINEIINSDIKEVNIAFSKIILLMSERKLSFEDSVLIVSNSLDSKLFKQLGRLIIENRKYGGNLAESLSTLAKTLEDLTNLKNQLLSVASNGLSVGIIILCIMIPATAGLVGSFLNLISAISSTATAVHPEQISRTIEIIQIGTGIFGFLVAIPMFGIKLNRMVIMSTVCMTLGILAFYLVYNLSIIIFT
- a CDS encoding HD domain-containing protein, coding for MFEQPDFIKYLNILSKNCPDNVVCHCIAVSAYAYDFTKTLKCSHNLDLDIIILGGLLHDIGRCKSHDINHGIIGAGILKDMGLLKIANIAETHIGAGITLEESKLLNLPLKNYIPVTLEEKIIANVDNLIFGTKRVSIDEVVLKFKKRECSEDVIKRILKLYNELDNLRI
- the tfe gene encoding transcription factor E — translated: MKYDKDDMYVMLENPLVQQVLFEVMDEDMMGFDVLSILIDLGEVTDDEISRQLDVKLNNIRKILYRLYEARLVNYNREKDEETNWYTYTWMPALEKLPGLVKKKMEKLISTLKDQLSMEEDNLFFYCQECEIKFTFEDAMDNCFKCPQCDGTLYEYDNNEDISNIKNQINYLEKEYTLNSLFS
- a CDS encoding ATP-grasp domain-containing protein yields the protein MTKILVVGVNTRPVVNSFKKMGFEVYSVSYYNPIDNYPDKSEYLVNDMQHGNFYSNYSEDKLLSLASSYEDLVDNYIICSGIFESENSKIPKWDTIGNTPKKINEISNKYNITKTLQNLGYKTPTSKKINNKYQLEKFIEEFGEVILKPIYGCGGVGVIYINNKMLNIEFDLLNRLDVKYPLLAQEYINSESYSLSYINSTYLALNKQIISRSDFGNMYVGNITPYNPEFISKGFETQITQFSELIEILDLKGMNGFDFMVKDGQPHIIDLNPRILGTYETLELSCNYNLAKVLLGAECPKMKEVYHKRVLFANEDFVFDKDIFKKFCTNIDDYIKDLPMNGARISKNEPICTLIYPKVDKDLISDVII
- the mptA gene encoding GTP cyclohydrolase MptA, producing MLCDVQSKEPDIKVSLTRVGVTNLKKLVKIKRDPSKRDVVLVPTFEVFVDLPSNQKGIHMSRSPEVIGEVIERILSEEEIYGVEDLSIEIVKRLFEKHEYANRAEVFLVSDDYIMEEKSPVTHKKSQEVCKIMARAYGVKEDGKLIMKKMVGAEVVGITACPCAQDLLTQNAITELKKNGFNDEEIVKILDSVTIATHNQRGIGTIMVEVPDNYEIGISKIIDIIKSSMSGEVYELLKRSDEAYVVQSAHKNPKFVEDCAREMIKRVVEEFTELPDNAEILIRQVNKESIHRHDAFAERFSTMEELRNELI
- a CDS encoding AAA family ATPase; protein product: MIDPIEFIHNASSISKKSMNRLKLKSNPFSEKPIRGNTKFFVGRNSELSEIADILGAAQYGSVANAAIVGTKGIGKSSILNILYYAAKRHGHWIVQLEASQVTARQFLIQLMHSIIGDNLFSVDGTLSTNYMEHSKKIIEIYRRLNTYSDKTPVHYPREKIERDLKYLLHNVKEEGKLCVILVDEADQFAKRSCLGLLQFFHSFLYEDDILAFFAGPPTMMEDLTKISPAIRDRIPKVINMPPLDKAEAHDLILRRLEDVHTSGASEYDPFTPESIEKIIEECDGIPRRIIMTCSEAISIGLKNSSTTVDESMVESALKKLGISVGHQILNHLTPAQSKIVRAMADLGGSSTVTELSGVLNNSPGTIGTHLSDIYEMGYVYKERDGYNVYYTLSKELKDVLITEKDN